From a region of the Sander lucioperca isolate FBNREF2018 chromosome 8, SLUC_FBN_1.2, whole genome shotgun sequence genome:
- the LOC116050914 gene encoding CMRF35-like molecule 9 isoform X2 produces MNVCQSLICFFFLTLQDGNIGLINAEIIKSTGTEGGNITVRCSFTFSGKRRIFCKDECKEGEILIETEEDTAQRGRYSIRYDGGIFPLFETVLYVSIRNLTQSDSGRYRCGLDRSFFPSSYQEIEIRVTDAPTSPLRPSSPSVPSASTLMTSQSLSSTPSSASTLMTSQSLSSTPSSASPEASKQP; encoded by the exons ATGAACGTCTGTCAGTCTCTGAtctgcttcttcttcctca CACTGCAGGATGGAAACATTGGTCTCATCAATGCAGAAATCATCAAGAGTACAGGAACTGAAGGAGGAAACATCACAGTTAGATGCTCCTTCACTTTCTCTGGAAAGAGGAGGATCTTCTGTAAGGATGAATGTAAAGAAGGAGAAATTCTCATTGAGACAGAAGAGGACACAGCTCAGAGAGGCAGATACAGCATCAGATATGATGGAGGAATTTTTCCATTGTTTGAGACAGTTCTGTATGTGAGCATCAGAAACCTAACTCAGTCTGACTCAGGACGGTACAGATGTGGTTTGGACAGATCTTTCTTCCCATCATCATACCAGGAGATTGAGATCCGAGTTACAGATG CTCCAACCTCTCCTCTCAGACCTTCTTCACCATCAGTCCCATCGGCCTCCACACTGATGACATCACAGAGTTTAAGCTCCACACCTTCATCAGCCTCCACACTGATGACATCACAGAGTTTAAGCTCCACACCTTCATCAGCCTCCCCTGAAGCCAGTAAGCAGCCTTAA
- the LOC116050914 gene encoding uncharacterized protein LOC116050914 isoform X1, translating to MNLGVQFMLPDIFNNEPGSVKPTCSSAQTASSTLLYVGLTLVVFFIMLSVALLIFCRMRSRKPKEPPLETEYSNVTKANRVYEEIREDRQSTSPHVEVSTVYTYAKYTKPDGVETTEEYSLVTAPTSQKKTEDDRSDLTYSELDVPNDTAASLHSAPCGDADNVVYSVPRVEASSAGSHAQDASPPLYSTVTLHQL from the exons ATGAACCTTGGAGTCCAGTTTATGCTGCCAGATATATTTAATAATGAACCAGGAAGTGTAAAACCAACGTGTTCTTCTGCTCAAACAGCCTCAAGTACTCTGCTGTATGTGGGTCTGACTCTGGTCGTCTTCTTCATCATGTTATCAGTAGCTTTGCTGATTTTCTGCAGGATGAGGTCCAGGAAACCCAAAG AACCTCCTCTGGAAACTGAGTACTCTAATGTCACAAAG GCCAACAGAGTGTATGAGGAGAtcagagaggacagacagagcACATCTCCTCATGTAGAAGTGTCTACAGTTTACACTTACGCCAAATACACCAAACCAGATGGAGTGGAAACCACAGAGGAGTACAGCTTAGTCACTGCACCCACTTCTCAGAAGAAA ACTGAAGACGACCGGAGTGACCTCACCTACTCTGAGCTGGATGTTCCCAACGATACAGCTGCCTCGCTGCACAGCGCCCCCTGTGGTGACGCAGATAACGTGGTCTACTCTGTTCCTCGGGTAGAAGCCAGCTCGGCCGGCAGCCACGCCCAAGACGCTTCACCTCCTCTGTACTCTACTGTTACTTTACATCAGCTGTAG
- the LOC116050914 gene encoding uncharacterized protein LOC116050914 isoform X4: protein MNLGVQFMLPDIFNNEPGSVKPTCSSAQTASSTLLYVGLTLVVFFIMLSVALLIFCRMRSRKPKEPPLETEYSNVTKANRVYEEIREDRQSTSPHVEVSTVYTYAKYTKPDGVETTEEYSLVTAPTSQKKLQPLLSDLLHHQSQQPPH, encoded by the exons ATGAACCTTGGAGTCCAGTTTATGCTGCCAGATATATTTAATAATGAACCAGGAAGTGTAAAACCAACGTGTTCTTCTGCTCAAACAGCCTCAAGTACTCTGCTGTATGTGGGTCTGACTCTGGTCGTCTTCTTCATCATGTTATCAGTAGCTTTGCTGATTTTCTGCAGGATGAGGTCCAGGAAACCCAAAG AACCTCCTCTGGAAACTGAGTACTCTAATGTCACAAAG GCCAACAGAGTGTATGAGGAGAtcagagaggacagacagagcACATCTCCTCATGTAGAAGTGTCTACAGTTTACACTTACGCCAAATACACCAAACCAGATGGAGTGGAAACCACAGAGGAGTACAGCTTAGTCACTGCACCCACTTCTCAGAAGAAA CTCCAACCTCTCCTCTCAGACCTTCTTCACCATCAGTCCCAACAGCCTCCACACTGA
- the LOC116050914 gene encoding uncharacterized protein LOC116050914 isoform X3, with the protein MLSVALLIFCRMRSRKPKEPPLETEYSNVTKANRVYEEIREDRQSTSPHVEVSTVYTYAKYTKPDGVETTEEYSLVTAPTSQKKTEDDRSDLTYSELDVPNDTAASLHSAPCGDADNVVYSVPRVEASSAGSHAQDASPPLYSTVTLHQL; encoded by the exons ATGTTATCAGTAGCTTTGCTGATTTTCTGCAGGATGAGGTCCAGGAAACCCAAAG AACCTCCTCTGGAAACTGAGTACTCTAATGTCACAAAG GCCAACAGAGTGTATGAGGAGAtcagagaggacagacagagcACATCTCCTCATGTAGAAGTGTCTACAGTTTACACTTACGCCAAATACACCAAACCAGATGGAGTGGAAACCACAGAGGAGTACAGCTTAGTCACTGCACCCACTTCTCAGAAGAAA ACTGAAGACGACCGGAGTGACCTCACCTACTCTGAGCTGGATGTTCCCAACGATACAGCTGCCTCGCTGCACAGCGCCCCCTGTGGTGACGCAGATAACGTGGTCTACTCTGTTCCTCGGGTAGAAGCCAGCTCGGCCGGCAGCCACGCCCAAGACGCTTCACCTCCTCTGTACTCTACTGTTACTTTACATCAGCTGTAG